The DNA window TGAGGCTCGCGTCGTAGACTTGACCCTCAATTTCGACGGTCACCCCACCCAATAGTCCAGGATCATGCTCAACGACGGGGATGACGGTCTTGTTCGTCTTATGGCTGAAGGCGTCAACAATGGCTTGCAGTTCGTCCTCGGACAGCTCGGCCGCCGATGTCACCCGCACCCTTACCCGGCCCAGCAGTTTCTCCAGCAGGCTGTGATAGCTGCTTTCAATATCGGCCACGACATTCAGACGGTCGTTCGCGGCCAGGACACGCAGGAAATTGGCCACCAGCGCCTGGGGTGCGGCGGCACCGATCAGGCTCTCGACAATATCACTCCGTGTTCTGGGCGACAGGGTCGGCAGGGCCAGGGTACGGGCCAGGCTTGGCTCGGCCAGTACCCCGGCGATGTGGGTGAGTTCGGCTCCTATCGCTTCCTCCTGGCCCGCCTCCTGGGCCAGGCTGAGCAGGGCTTTGGCGTATCGTCTGGCGGCTGCTGGCATCGCTTACCTCATGCAGGTGGGTGATGATCTCATTCTGCTCGGCTGAGGTCATCATCACCCACCTTATCAACAAGCTCGTTGACCAGACGGCGCTGGTCATCGGGACGCAGCTGGGCGCGAATCAGCTCGGTGGCGATGGCCACCGCCTGCTCGGCGACATCCTCACGCAAGGTTCGTCTGGCCTGTTCCACCTCCCGCTCAGCTATCTGTTGCGCCTCGAGTCGGGCACGCTCGGCCATACGGCCGGCCTCTTCCAGAATGCGCTCTTTCTCGCGTTGGGCGGATTCCAGGGCTTGGCTGCGCAGGGCTTGCTGCTCGGCCTCCAAGCCGGCGAGCTTCTCTTCGTACTCGCGACGGACCTGCTCGGCCTCGGCCTGGGCCAGCTTTGCCTCGTTGAGCGCCTGAACAATCGTCTCCTTGCGCTTACGGAGCGCTTCTTTGACAAACGGCAGCGCGAATTTTCGCAGGACCAGGACGAACAGAACAAAATTAATGGTAAAAAAGAGGAGACCGAGCAGCTGATCTCCAGTCACCCCGTGGTGCTCATCGCCTGCGCCCTCTCCGGCCGCCCAGACAGCGGTCGTCAGCAGCAACGGAAAGAGGACGGCGAGGAGAAAGGTGAACGATGAGGGCCATCTCATCAAGAAGAGATCAGCGTTCACCTTCCAGACCGTCTTGGCTACATATTTGCGCATGGTTACGTCAGAGACCTTCCCAGCAGACGCGCCGCAATCTCGTTGGAAAAGTCAGGAATGCGTTGTTCAAGGTCGTGGCGCGCCTCGGCAATCTCACGTTCGAGGCTCTGCCGCAGCTGGGCAAGCGTCTGACTGGACTCTTCGCGGGCCTGTTCGATCAGCTCCCGCGACTGCTCCTGGGCCTCACGGTAGACGGCGTCAACCTCCTGCATGGCGCCCGAGCGCGCTTCGGCCAGCTGGGTGCGATACTCCTGGCCCTTGACCTCGGCGTCGGCCTTGATCTGGGTCGCCTCCTGGAGCGCCCCGGCGCTGTTGTGTTCCCGGTTGGCCAACAGGACCAGGTTGGGCTCAAACAGCACGCGGCGCAAAACAGCCCACAGAACGAGAAACAGAACAATCTGGCAGAAGAAGGTCCAATCTGGAGGAAATGCTAGCACGACCCGGAGCCTCCTGTGTCCGAACGAAGTCGGCGTGTAATATAGAGGGAATTCCGCATTAGGGCTAGGGCGTCTCGGGGGAGATCAGACAAGCGGCTTGTGATTTGCGCCTCTCAGGCGGGCCAGCAGACCGTCAAGCTCCTGGTTGGAATAGTACTCAATCTCAATCTTACCGCCCTTTTTTCGGGGATGCAGGCGGACCTTGGTGCCCAGCTGACGCATTAGTTCCTCTTCAACTGCCTTTAAGTAAATATGCGCCTGGTCGGCCATTTTTTCCGGGCCGGGCGGCCGGTCGTGAGCCGCTGTCTGTTCGATGCCCTCCAAAGAGCGGGCGACCAGGGTCTCTGTTTCCCGGACCGATAAGCCCTGGCGGATGATCTGACGGGCCAGCTCAATCTGCCTGTCGGGCGTTTCCAGGGCCAGCAGGGAGCGGGCATGGCCGACCGAAAGATTGCCGCGGTCCACGTCTTCCTTGATTTCCTCGGGTAAATTCAGCACCCGCAGCAGATTGGCGATGACCGGCCGACTCTTGCCGACCCGTTTGGCCACATCCTCCTGGGTCAGCTGAAACTCGTCCATCAGCTGACGGTAGGCCAGCGCCTCCTCAATCGGGGTGAGTTCTTCGCGCTGAATGTTCTCCACCAGGGCCATCTCCAGGCTCTCGGCGTCGCTGACCTCCTTGACGATGACCGGCACACGCTCAAGGCCGGCCCGCTGCGCCGCGCGGAAGCGACGCTCGCCGACAATCAACTCGTAGCCGGAGTCGGCTTTGCGCACTACCAGCGGCTGTAACACGCCCTGCTGACGAATGGAGTCGGCCAACTCGGCAATCCGCTGCTCGTCAAAATAGCGCCGAGGCTGACGTGGGTTGGGGCGGATTTCGGACACATGCACGCGCCGTTCGGCGGCCGGCGGCGCCATGGACACGCCTTCGGGTATCAGCGCGCCCAGCCCGCGGCCGAGGCCGCGACGTTTTGGGACTGACTTGGGACTCGCACCAGTGTTGACCGCTACTTCACTCATCTATTCCTCCCCGTGTCGTTTCCACACAGGCGAACGCTGGGTTCTTCTCGGACAGAGATTCATCAGCGTTCGCCTTTTCCTCAGAAGCAGCCTGGGCGACGACGGGCGTCGACGTCCGTGTGCGGATTTCCTGGGCCAAGGCCACATAGCTCTGTGCACCCCGGCATGACGGATCGTACAGGATAATGGGCAAGCCATGACTCGGGCTCTCGCCGAGCCGCACATTGCGCGGGATAACGGTATGAAAGACCTGATCGGGAAAAAATTGCCGAACCTCTTCCTCGACCTGTCGGGACAGGCGATTTCTCTGGTCAAACATGGTCAGCAGCAGGCCCTCAATTACCAGGTCAGGATTGAGACGGGCGCGCAGCAGATCAATCGTCTCCAACAGCGAGCGTAGCCCCTCAAGGGCGTAGTACTCGCACTGGAGCGGAATCAGGACACTATCGGCGGCGGTCAGGGCGTTGACCGTCAGCAGACCCAGGGACGGCGGGCAGTCGAGCAGGATATACTCATACTGGGCCAGACGACGCAGCAGGCCGTGCAGCACGTACTCGCGGTTGTCGATATTCAGCAGCTCAACTTCCACGCCGATCAAATCATGCGTGGCGGGCAGGACATCAAGATGCTCGATTGTGGTTTTGGCGAGGGCGTCCTGGAGCGGGCACTCCCCCAACAGCACCTCGTACAGGGTCGCGCTGTCTTGTTCAATGCGCACCCCAAGACCGCTCGTGGCATTGGCCTGAGGATCGCAGTCGACCAATAAGGTTGGCGCTTTGACAACACCGAGGCAGGCGGCAAGATTGATCGCGGTTGTCGTCTTCCCCACCCCACCCTTCCGGTTGGCTATACAGATAACCCTTCCCACTGCGGGTTTCCTAGCATAGCTTCCCCACAAAAAATAGCACTTGAGCTGGAAAATGTTTCACGTAAAACATTTTCGGCTCTGCTTTGTTTCACGTTAAACATGGCCGATATGCCGGCTCCAGATCCGGTCGAAGTAATGGATCGGGGCTCGGTGTGTCACGTGAAACATTGTCCGGCAAAGGTGAGCAGGGTCCGCCTCTCGGTGCCGAACGGCAGGGTGTAGTCGTAGCGGGAGTACAGGACAAACGGACCCGCCTGAGCCGGGAGGTGACGCAACTCGTCTCCGACACCCGGGCCTTTCATCGCAATCGCCCAGCCGTCGGGCTCAACAAATCCCTGGGCGACGGACAAAAACCGCGCCAGATTCCAGGTCGCCCGCGATACCGCAACCCGATATGCGGCCCGAAACCGTTCCTGTTGCACGAGAGCTTCGGCTCGGCCCTCATACACCGCCACATTTCGCAGCTCCAGCCGCCTGACCACCGCTTTGAGGAAATGCGCCCGTTTCCGGCGGGCTTCAATCAGATCGATCGGACGCTCGGGGTCAAGCATGGCCAGGATCAGGCCCGGAAAGCCGGCTCCGCTGCCCAGATCGACCAGGCGTCCCTCGAAAGAGAGCTGGGAGGCCAGGGCGAAGCAATCCACTACATGTTTACGGATGACGGTCTGGGGGTCGGGAACAGACACCAGGTTGACGATACGACTCCAGCGCTGAAGCTCGTCGAGGTAGACACACACGCTGTCGAGCGTTGTGTGAGCCAGGGGCACGGCCAGGCGGGCAGCTCCTTGGCCCAGCACATGAGCGATGGCGTCTTGATGAGAAGCAGCCATCAGCGTTCACCTTTACCGTGCAGGCAGCGTAATTGCGCCGGAAAGAGGCAACGTGTCAACTTTACTCATACGGACGGACGACACGTTGCCTCTTTGTTCCGAGTCAGGCCGTGTGAGCCTGCAGGCTGCCCTTTTTCAGATGAATAGCCAACAGCGACACGGCCGCAG is part of the Desulfurellaceae bacterium genome and encodes:
- the atpH gene encoding ATP synthase F1 subunit delta, translated to MPAAARRYAKALLSLAQEAGQEEAIGAELTHIAGVLAEPSLARTLALPTLSPRTRSDIVESLIGAAAPQALVANFLRVLAANDRLNVVADIESSYHSLLEKLLGRVRVRVTSAAELSEDELQAIVDAFSHKTNKTVIPVVEHDPGLLGGVTVEIEGQVYDASLKSQLQRIAQALAERL
- the atpF gene encoding F0F1 ATP synthase subunit B translates to MRWPSSFTFLLAVLFPLLLTTAVWAAGEGAGDEHHGVTGDQLLGLLFFTINFVLFVLVLRKFALPFVKEALRKRKETIVQALNEAKLAQAEAEQVRREYEEKLAGLEAEQQALRSQALESAQREKERILEEAGRMAERARLEAQQIAEREVEQARRTLREDVAEQAVAIATELIRAQLRPDDQRRLVNELVDKVGDDDLSRAE
- a CDS encoding ATP synthase F0 subunit B gives rise to the protein MLAFPPDWTFFCQIVLFLVLWAVLRRVLFEPNLVLLANREHNSAGALQEATQIKADAEVKGQEYRTQLAEARSGAMQEVDAVYREAQEQSRELIEQAREESSQTLAQLRQSLEREIAEARHDLEQRIPDFSNEIAARLLGRSLT
- a CDS encoding ParB/RepB/Spo0J family partition protein encodes the protein MSEVAVNTGASPKSVPKRRGLGRGLGALIPEGVSMAPPAAERRVHVSEIRPNPRQPRRYFDEQRIAELADSIRQQGVLQPLVVRKADSGYELIVGERRFRAAQRAGLERVPVIVKEVSDAESLEMALVENIQREELTPIEEALAYRQLMDEFQLTQEDVAKRVGKSRPVIANLLRVLNLPEEIKEDVDRGNLSVGHARSLLALETPDRQIELARQIIRQGLSVRETETLVARSLEGIEQTAAHDRPPGPEKMADQAHIYLKAVEEELMRQLGTKVRLHPRKKGGKIEIEYYSNQELDGLLARLRGANHKPLV
- a CDS encoding ParA family protein, whose product is MGRVICIANRKGGVGKTTTAINLAACLGVVKAPTLLVDCDPQANATSGLGVRIEQDSATLYEVLLGECPLQDALAKTTIEHLDVLPATHDLIGVEVELLNIDNREYVLHGLLRRLAQYEYILLDCPPSLGLLTVNALTAADSVLIPLQCEYYALEGLRSLLETIDLLRARLNPDLVIEGLLLTMFDQRNRLSRQVEEEVRQFFPDQVFHTVIPRNVRLGESPSHGLPIILYDPSCRGAQSYVALAQEIRTRTSTPVVAQAASEEKANADESLSEKNPAFACVETTRGGIDE
- the rsmG gene encoding 16S rRNA (guanine(527)-N(7))-methyltransferase RsmG, which gives rise to MAASHQDAIAHVLGQGAARLAVPLAHTTLDSVCVYLDELQRWSRIVNLVSVPDPQTVIRKHVVDCFALASQLSFEGRLVDLGSGAGFPGLILAMLDPERPIDLIEARRKRAHFLKAVVRRLELRNVAVYEGRAEALVQQERFRAAYRVAVSRATWNLARFLSVAQGFVEPDGWAIAMKGPGVGDELRHLPAQAGPFVLYSRYDYTLPFGTERRTLLTFAGQCFT